The sequence ctggtacagggattgaaccctggaccttggtgttatcagcaccacgctctaaccaactgacctaactggccagcccctgaagtCTAATTTTGACACTGTCTGCACGCAGCTTGTCATCAACACCACAGAAGCACCTGAACTTGTAATAAGGCTCCAGAAGGTTTTTTCTCAAATGCTAAATTAGTGTCAGAGCTCTGGATAACATGTTTTGATATAGTCACACTTTGAACACGAGGGAAGAACTGTGAGCTGTGAATGAGACAGCTGCTTCCTGCCACTTTAGGACAAGCCCCAATTAATGTGACATTATCAACTTGTGGCAGCAGGTTACACTTGCCCAGCACTCAATATGTGACAGGCACGGATCTTAGCACTCTGCAAACGTAATTCTCACAGCAattgaggtaggtgctattattattcccattttgctgatgaggaaacagTCCCAGAGAAGTGAGTGACTTTGCTCAGGACACAGAGAGatgggatttgaattcaggcagCTTAGACAAAGAACCACACTGCCAACCAGTATGCTACACTACCTTTTGTAAAATGACATGACCTTGCGATGATGGAACAGAATGATATTGTAGAGTTCTTTGCACAGGGTATAAAAATTAGTATGTGTTGCCGTTCTTGGTCCTCGCTTATGATTTGAATTGTTCTTTTCGGAGACCCTCACCTTCACTGGGACAGATGCAGTAGTTCACATCTGAACAAATAGCCTTTAAGACTCCAGTTTATGAGTTTCTTTAGAATTTGTGTTGAGTGGAATCAGAGACTCGAAACAGACCTGGAAGTTGTCCAAGGTTGTCCTTAGGGCTGAGAAACAAGACTCAGTTCCTGATCAATTgcactttaaattttattcagcTGCTTGCACCCTGGGGCCCTCCCAGCACCCAGCTCCCCTACCCCGCGTGCTCAGGGCTTCCAAACAACCTCTTTCTTCAGTGGCCTCCTTCCCAGGATGTGACCCAGGGCCCCCAGGACTTAAAGAAGGACTAAAGGGTCTGTTTATCTACCAGGTGGCAGGTGCGGAAACCTTAGTCTCAGTGGCCGCGTGGTGGTGACAGTGTGGACTGATGTGGCGGGTATTCTGCCAGGACGTAGAGGAATCCACCCAGGGCTGCGACCGCGGTGCCTGTGTTGTGGGAGGAGCAGCCATCTGGGGGGAGACAGAGCCCCCCGGTGAGAGCTGGGTGACAGCAACCTTGGCCTTTTATTCAGCACAGTCCCATTGTAAGTCCTTTTCAGATATCACCCCAGCCAATCTGCAAGGCACTGTGTGGGTGCTTTGGTGCCCAGCTCAGAACCCTGTTGCTGGGCTGGGCACCTGTCTACCAGCTGCTGCGAGTGTTGGCTGCTAACAGCTTCCTGCTCCAATGCTGGAGCCCTCACATCTATGAGGTGTGCCCCCTCCCAAATGACTTGCTAAGACAGGGACACCAAAGCCCAGCGGCCTTGTCTCGGGGGTGACGCTGTGGTGCCATTTAGGCTCCAAACtgtcctcctcccagccctgctgtGGCATCTGAGCTGAGGTTTCCCTTGTCTAGCTCCTCCCACCTACCTTAACCTCCTACCCTCCCTCCCCTACCTCAGTAAACTGCATGCACCCTAATCCTGTCTCAGGCCCTGCATGAGACCTTctaagatggggaaactgaggctcgggtaGCAGAGCTGAGCTCCCCAGTCCTGGTGACTCCACACCTCATTTCTTGGATTCAGATGCTCAAGCCTAGGCACGCACCTGCGACAGTAAGCCCTTAGATGTATTTGTCCTCTGAACTCAAAGTGCACTACCTGCCCTGAGTCACACGACATATCTGCTCAGGTGGGAGGGAGCCAGGGCTGTTTTCCTCTCTACTCAAAGACGTTGAGAAGGGATGGACCCCAGCCAGGTCTCTTGGAGGGAGGGGGAATGCAGATATCAAGAGGCTGAATTACTAACCCCAACAGTTCACGCCTATCGGTGTCCTACCAGATGCTGGGGGAGTGATTTGCACGATgatcaaatattttttgttggtggtgttttttggtggctggagaAGTAtagggatgtgaacccttgaccttagtgttatcagcacctcgcTCTTCTgagcgagctaactggccagcccagttatttaatttttattaataaaaaattgaaacaaaagtcctctctcccttctttatccctccctccctgctttcctctctccccttcttctATTCCCAgttatttcttccctttccaaCATAGTTATATCCTGTGCTCAGTTTCTCTGCGTTGGTGGGCTGACCATACAGGTTATCATCACAATAAGGACAGGTTGGGGATGACAGGGGGCACCATTCTCAATAGCTGCAGGACAACAGGTGTAACTGGGGAGCCCTGGGAACACCAAGCCATGTGGCCCCCAGGACTGTTCTGGTCACTTGCCCATCAGCTCTGAGTCCCCTCTCTGCCTTTCCTGGCTCCAAACCTCAGTACATGGACCTCTCCAAACTATGTTTCCCAGGCCGCCCCGCCCACTGGCTTCTGGTCAAGTTTGACCCACAGGAGGTGCAGGCAGAACGAGGAGAGAAATCAGGGTATTTCTGTGTCCTCCACATCCAGTCCCTGCTACTACCTCCTGCCACCATCCCTCCAGCTCTAGGAAGGGTAATGGCTTGCTGCAATGGTTAATCTCTGGGTTTTCccactttttctgttttcagccCTTCCAACGCCTTTGAGACAAGTGCCTGTATTAAATTCCCTCTGTTGAAGTTCCCTATGCAGATTCTATTTTCCTGGTCAGACCTTAGCTGAGAAGGGTTATCTTTGTGATTTTCAACAACACACTGAAACAACTTTTTTATGTTCCTTTAACCAGATCTCTGGACTCCCCGCTTTCTAAGAGATGATCAGAGATGCCCACCCTTCCTTCCACCTCCCAAAGGTCAAGGTCCTCTGACCTGTGCCCCTTTGGTGATGCCTTTTTTCCACCGAAGGCAACCTGTGGAAACCCACTAGGTTGTCCCCGTTTCATGGCAAGAAGGTCCCTCAGGCATTTTCATTACCTGTAAATTGTTTTTCTCGCCTCTTCACTCTTCTCAAAAAATGCTGTTGGTGTTGAGTGGCTTTAGATACTTCATCTTCAGCAGCTGGGAGGAGAGCGAAAGGTGAACTTCTCAAgatggatttttaaatgttactcaCTAATCCTCCTTCCCCTCATAACACCTCAAGCCCCTCAGGTCTTCTCTTGAACCCTGAAGCTGTTCCTCCCACACCTGTCTGCAGATCCTTCCACATGGCCTAAATGAGTCATCTACAAATGGCTCTTTAAATTGTGGTCCCCCAACCACAAGCATCAGAACTACTGGAGGTGCTTGTTAAAAATGGAACttcttgggctggccggttagctcgctcagtagagtgaggtgctgataacaccaaggcccagggttcagatccctttactggggagccaccaaaaccaaaaaaaaaaaacaaaaacaaaaaccaattttCACAGCTGCACCCCCAACCTGCTGATTATAGGTCTGGTGGCCTGAGAATCTTCATTTTGTAAACTCTGTTTTAAAAACACTATCTTATTTCTAAAGCTTTTGTGTCTTTGAGCACCCCAAGCTTCTCATCTGGGACACCAGCATGTACTGGGGGAATGCCAGCATGTACTGAGAGCCCGCTGTGCACCCAGCACAGGCTAGGTGGTTCCATATGTATCATGCCTACCCCACCCTCAGCTCAGGAAGGTGGATATTACTATGCTCATTTATTTGCAAACAGGGAAAtcgaggctcagggaggtgaagcAACTTACTCCAAAGAGGACCAGCTGTCAAGTGTCACAGCTAGAAAGGGGCCGAGTCCTCTGTCTCTCTACCTTCTGCTATGTCACCTCCTCCCagaggtcttccctgaccactccaCCTAAAAAACCTTTCCAGTATCCTTTGCTTTCTTAGCCTACTGTCTCCTTTATGGCTCTTATCAGAAATTGCAATTATTTCACCTGTGGGTTTGCTTAGGTGGTTTCTGTCTCTTCCTCAGGGTTCTGGTTTTCCCTAGAGCCtagacagtgtctggcacattagtaggtactcaatacatCCTCTTGAAATAAATGAGCTTGTGGATGCAGGTACAGGGGGCCAACATCTTCCAACAGGACTGCCTGTTATCTTGCAGAGTTTTGGCTTCCAAAGCTCTGAGCCCATTTCCAcctgtgagagtgtgtgtgtgtgtctgtgtgtgcatgcacacgtaTGTTACAAAACTCTCTCAGTGCCCTTAACATCAATGCATTGTTTCCCCACCTGGCCTAGAAACCCAGTCCCTGCTTTGTCCTCCTGCTCCCAGCTGGGTTGGAAGCGCAGCTCACCTGGTCTCCCGAAGCATCCTTCTTGTGGCATCTGCCAGCTGAGAATGGCCTCCAGCCACCGGAGCTTGTAGAAGTCAGAGAAGCCACCCATTCCACAGAACATGACTGGAAGCAAAGACGGGGGGTGCTCTGCAGGCTTGCTCCCAGGCCCACCTCCCACTCCCCAAGGCCACTGTGGTGCCATCTGCCTCCTCCCGCACCAGGGGTTGGGCATTCAACGCAGAGGCTGAGGCTCTACTTTAGTGACTGGGGACTTCCAGTCCTGTGTCCTGCCTCCCACTTAGGGCCTCAGTATGGGCTGCTCAAAAGTCAGGGTGGGTGGAGGGATGTGAACACCAGAGCCAAGGAGCAGCCACCTAGGGGCTCCCTTTCTGCCTGATTATCTCTAAGGCTTTGAAGGTCCATTTGCCAGTCAGCTAGTCAGTCTGTCTGTCCAGAGCTCTGTCACCGGGTCAGCCTTTGGGGACAGGAAGCTGTCACATAGTGGCAGGCAAAATATGGGATGCCCAGTTACATTTGAGTTTCCGATAAACAACGAATacaattttttagtataagtatattccatgcaatatttgggatatacttatactaaaaattttcatttcaaaacattCACTGTTTttctgaagttcaaatttaacAGAGCaccctgtgtttttatttgtttaatctgGTAATCCtactatggtgtgtgtgtgtgtgtatgtcccaATCACAGACACCCTGCTGCTTTGTCCCAAGGGCAGAATGCCAGGCGCACTGTTTTCCATGAAGATGTCGCGGGTGGGGTAGGTGTATACGATGGCCTCAGCTCGCCGGTTCAGGTCCATCATGTTAGCGCAGAAGAGGTTGATGTAGTGTTGGCTCTGGTGGAATGGTTCCTTTGTGCATCCTTTCTGGGGGGACAAACACCCAGAGACAAGGCAGTCAGATGGGCAGATGACAGACGCGGGCTCTGTTATAGGAAAGACGGTTCTGAGATGGTCTTGCAGGGGGCTGCATTTGGGGCAggtctttccttttttctgccaCCCACACTCCCAGCCTGCTTGGGGCTACATTGCTGGGGGTCAGAGAGAGCTGGGTTCAagccctgctctgccacttaggAGATGCTTGACCTTGGCCTGCTAAATTAGCCTTTGTGGGCCTCAACAGTCTTCACTGGGAATGGGGGAGGCACTAGGAGCCGCACTAGAGGGGCTCTCCTGTGGTTGGATGAGATGGCTGGGAAGTGCCTAGCACGATGCCCGACACTAGGAGGCGCTCTACATCTGCTCACCCTGGCCATTGCACTGGTGGCCtcagtgctactcaaagtgtgggcAGCGGACTCAGCTGATCACTATCCCACGCTGGGAGAGATCAGAAGTTGAGAACAAGCTTTAGAAACTTCTGTAGCAATGGTCAAAGTAACTTTCTACCCGTTGaatctaaaaattatttctctcatagtttgtttttttttgtatttacttttgtaaatatatattctgtaaatATACATTAGCCTGTCACAACTTGCATAGaaatactaataataaaaaaattttgtcaaGCAAAAACAGCAGGTCCCTTCTTTGCTAAGAATTTCTGGTCATCGAACAACATTTTTTGAATAGAGATATGAGCCTTACCTGTCTGtatagagaaatatatatttaaaaaaaattttattattgggCTGGGAAGAGCATTGGGTGCTGGaaaggtgggagtggggtggagcTGGTGTCCCTCCCCTCAGGCTTTAGTCCCCAGGACCCCAAGACAGACCCTCAGCCCAGACTTGATCCAAAACATATCTTCCCCAGCTCCACCGGCCACAGCGGGGCGCTGTTCACCCAGGTCCTCTGAGACATTAGGAAAGTCAGGTGCGGGTTTGCATGAAGTCTTCCTTTCTTAAAGTCTCGGGGTTCACACCTTTAAAACCCACTCCACGATTTCCCCCAACAAGttcaattttgtatttaaaaatgaagctaaaacaaacaagcaaatatgaAGCCTAGCCTCCTTGATATTTTAACATAGTTGTTCCTTTGCATCATTTTAACACAGAAATTGTCTATAAATTCCAAAGGGGGAAATATCAAACAAAAAGCAAGGATACGTTTGtgctctcttctttccttctctcaaaatcttctttccttctcccagatcactttttttttttttaaaagatgaccggtaaggggatctcaacccttgacttggtgttgtcagcaccaggttctccgaagtgagctaactggccatccctatatataggatccgaacccgtggccttggtgttatcagcaccgcactctcccaagtgagccacgggccggtccctCCAGATCACTTTCTTCTGGGTAGCTACAGCTAAGGACAACACGCTGCCCACCACTGCAGGTTTGGTTTGGTCTCCTGCAAGTGGCTTTCTGCCGACTTTGTTGCAAGttcttttccattcatttgttgttGTTTACTGAGTTCTTTCTGCGGCTTCTCTcttattccttctctctctcccttttgttTTCCTGATGCCCTACAATCCAGTTCAGCATGCAAAGCTATCTTTTTTTGCCAGTCCAACAGAATCCCAAAGCCCAAATATCCCCCCTCTGTTGCTGTACAGTTGTCCCCCCTTATCCGctggggatacattccaagacccttAGTAGATGCCTGACaccacagatagtactgaacctatatattctatgttttttcctatacgtACCTATGATaaggtttaatttataaattagccatagtaagagattaacaactaaaaataaaataaaacaactgtaacgatatactgtaataaaagttatgtgtatgtggtctctctcaaaatatcttactgtactGTACTCACCTATCTTTGGACCGTGGTTGACTGTGGGTAAttgaaactgtggataagggggaactactgtataaTCATCTCAATTATATGGCAGAAGGATGGCAGGATTCTCTCACTTCTCTCTCCTGATGTCTGAAGCACAAATCCAAACAGCCGCTTGTATTCCTGGTGTGTAGCAGACAAAACTACACCTCCACAAGCCCCTCTGAATTTTTCCTCGTCCTTTGCCAGTGAGGTAGGGCCATCCAGCTCACTTACCATCCTGGCCCAGAGGAAGAAGAGCAGCTGATGGGATAGATAGTAGCCTGAGCAGCCGGGCTTGGTCATGAAGGTCCTGCAGAAGTCTGAGAGTCCGCAGGGCTGGTTGCTGTCTGCCCTGGGAGAAAAGCCATCCTCTAAGGAGGGTGCCCGGTCCCCAACCTGCATCTCCCTGGGTTGCGATCCCCCACTGGTTATTATAAACCCCAGTAGGTTCCAGGCACTCAGCTGGGCACAGGGATTGCCAGATAAGATATAGGTGTCTAGTGTCTtgatttgctaaatctggcaccCCTAGTATGGGGGGATGACGCTGGAGCTATCCTGGGCTTGGGGAAGCCACCAGGGCCTGAGACTTCCCATTGCTCTGTGGGGGCCCCAAATACATCTTTCTCAGCACCGCCCTAAACAGCAATACTTGAACCCAGACAGCTTGGCCTCTGGGCCCAACATATTATTCCCACTGTGCCCATAAAAAGAGGGCAACACAGGGTGGGTGCCTTACTGGAGCCCAGCTGTGCCCAGGCCTTCTACTCTCCAGAGGATGCTGAGAGGATGGGCCCTGGGCACCTGTCACCCATTGTGCCCACCCCCTGCACTCAGCGCTTCCCTGGGGCAATGCTCCAAGCCCACCCAGAAACAGGGCTTTTGTTGAGCAAAACTGCCTTCCTGGACTACAGCCCCGTCCAGGAGACAGGACCTTAAAACAAGTGTAGATTTCATCTGCGGCTACTGGAGGCGCTAGGAGAGCCCATTGCAGGAGGCCTGCTGTGTGCAGTGGCCTCAGGGACATTTCTGGAGGCAGGATGCTGGAGCCGGCCCTGAGGCTGAGCGATTACTTAGGCAGAGGGAGTGGGGGTGCTGGGGGGAGCAGAGCAAAGACTTTGCAGTGGGAGGGGGCCAGTGCCTTTGAGAGCCTGAAGAGGCCCCAGGGGCTGGATCAGAGGGGCCTGGGGACCTGGAAGGGCAGCCAGGAGTGGGGGGCTTTGTCCTGGGTACAATGGGAAGAGGCTTTGacccgggggtgggggaggttggTGCTGGCGGCTCTCTGGGGAGCTGTGCCTGGTTTTGCACAAACCATTGGGTTCAGCCTCGGGCTTGGAGAACGAGCGAGCAGAGGGGAGGGCTGGCAGCATGGGGGGAAAGTCGAGGGGGCCCACCCGGTTCCCAGCAGTTGCACCAGGCACGCGTCGCTGCTTTCCTCTGAGAAGGAGTCCTGTGGCTCCACTGTGGGGTAGACCAGGGAAGCGTTGGTGTGAGCCCAGGCGTGTGGGAGCTTCCAAAACCCGGGCTGGAGGGTTGGCTGGAACTCTGGcagagagggaggtggggtgggcagTGACCCAGGAGCCGTGGGCTACCCCCTGCTTACTCCTTGCTTCCCCAACCTGGCTCCTGTGACTCTGAGCCAAGGAACTGGGtgtcccctccccaacccccaccctgctccctgcCTGGGCAGTGCTGACCATGTGCAGGTGCTGGCTCAGAGCTTCAAGCCTCGCCTGCTGGTTGAGCACTGAATTTGAAGCACTCAAGAAgctccttttcttaaaaaaaaccattttttccCCTAATCCATAGGAACAGTGTTGGGACAGGCTTTGATTAAATCCACTGCATCCCATGAAGCTTGAGACATCCAAAAAGGGTTAGTAGACTCTTCTGGTTTGGTTAGAAAGTGGAATAGCTGCCTGGCAAGGGGCTTCTTTAAGATGGCACAGGGTGAGATGGCATAAGGGACCAGGcctgggagagggtgggagaCATCGACTGCAGGCAGGCCAGCCTGTGCTAGGAAGGGCTGGGGCATGTTCACCTGCAGCTGGGCTGTTGTTCAAGCACGAAGTGTGGACTGGCTAATGTTCTCCCTGCTTTCCCCCGCATCTGATGTGAGCCAGGAGCCCAGGAGACGGGGTT comes from Cynocephalus volans isolate mCynVol1 chromosome 6, mCynVol1.pri, whole genome shotgun sequence and encodes:
- the C6H16orf89 gene encoding UPF0764 protein C16orf89 homolog, yielding MSTPVLLLLLLLLAPLPLQPSSLPRPDTTEGKATIAGLILSALDRATFFLEERLSEINLDGVVGFQVLEVQLKSIREAWAQDPLLHPLSQRVGKLAKKLAALLGRSIFYLKLSDPKYLREFQPTLQPGFWKLPHAWAHTNASLVYPTVEPQDSFSEESSDACLVQLLGTGADSNQPCGLSDFCRTFMTKPGCSGYYLSHQLLFFLWARMKGCTKEPFHQSQHYINLFCANMMDLNRRAEAIVYTYPTRDIFMENIMFCGMGGFSDFYKLRWLEAILSWQMPQEGCFGRPAAEDEVSKATQHQQHFLRRVKRREKQFTDGCSSHNTGTAVAALGGFLYVLAEYPPHQSTLSPPRGH